Proteins co-encoded in one Octopus bimaculoides isolate UCB-OBI-ISO-001 chromosome 9, ASM119413v2, whole genome shotgun sequence genomic window:
- the LOC106869602 gene encoding uncharacterized protein LOC106869602: MNEQTQLNHRSSPCELNNSNIIQSPKTSCGSPEPVQSLNQVSQLNSPFVKINVRSNQKQKESDNFLASHSGVSPSNSLSSMDDIPRNFYDDVNNTKTRKLDKGPFTTQDDPKESVSNGLFLTMEELDQELQTLSNQWQQVFNDLQKFEKYYSNRLDNLIIKAENLEHSWTTKKEILAQKLKSLSQNFEI; encoded by the exons AT GAATGAACAAACTCAGTTAAACCACAGAAGCAGTCCTTGTGAACTAAACAACTCTAACATTATACAAAGTCCTAAAACATCTTGTGGATCTCCAGAACCAGTTCAATCTCTAAATCAAGTTTCTCAACTCAACTCTCCATTTGTGAAGATCAATGTCAGATCTAATCAGAAACAAAAG GAATCCGATAACTTTTTAGCTTCCCATTCTGGAGTTTCTCCTTCCAACAGCTTGAGCAGTATGGATGATATCCCAAGAAATTTCTATG ATGATGTTAACAATACAAAGACAAGGAAACTAGATAAAGGACCTTTCACCACACAAGATGACCCTAAAGAATCCGTTTCGAATGGCCTCTTTCTAACTATGGAAG AATTGGACCAAGAACTGCAAACATTAAGCAATCAGTGGCAGCAGGTGTTTAA tgACCTTcagaaatttgagaaatattaTTCAAACAGATTGGACAATCTGATTATAAAAGCTGAGAATTTGGAACATTCATGGaccacaaagaaagaaatattggcaCAGAAGTTAAAATCATTATCTCAAAATTTCGAAATCTAA